Proteins from one Rosa chinensis cultivar Old Blush chromosome 7, RchiOBHm-V2, whole genome shotgun sequence genomic window:
- the LOC112180332 gene encoding L-Ala-D/L-amino acid epimerase isoform X1: MTSIGFSLNSLILCSTVSSTQSSKRLRPSSRVSPRMALATPTTTFGFSNLLETFTVNVQRAENRPLNVPLIAPFTIATSRLERVENVAIRVELRNGCVGWGEAPILPHVTAEDQHTAMVKAKEACEFLLRNNGMTLSSVLGEIGVLLPGYEFASVRAGVEMALIDAVATSIGVPLWRLFGGASNTITTDITIPIVSAAEAAKLASKYCKEGFKTLKLKVGKNLNSDIEVLQAIRAVHPDCSFILDANEGYSSNEAIQVLEKLYEVGVSPVLFEQPVHRDDWEGLGYVTRIARERYGVSVAADESCRSIVDVKKIAEENLANVINIKLTKVGVVGALEIIEVARASGLDLMIGGMVETRLAMGFSGHLAAGLGCFKFIDLDTPLLLSEDPVLEGYEVSGAVYKFNNARGHGGFLHWDNLA, encoded by the exons ATGACCTCAATTGGGTTCTCTCTCAACTCCCTGATCCTTTGTTCTACTGTCAGTTCAACTCAGAGCTCAAAAAGACTGAGACCCAGTTCAAGAGTCAGTCCGAGAATGGCTCTGGCCACCCCCACCACCACATTTGGGTTCAGTAATTTACTCGAGACTTTCACAGTCAACGTTCAGAGAGCAGAGAACAGGCCTCTGAATGTGCCCCTGATTGCTCCTTTTACGATTGCGACTTCGAGGCTTGAACGTGTTGAGAATGTTGCGATCAGAGTTGAGTTGAGAAATGGGTGTGTGGGGTGGGGTGAAGCTCCAATCTTGCCTCATGTGACTGCAGAGGATCAGCACACCGCTATGGTCAAGGCCAAGGAGGCTTGTGAGTTCTTGCTCAGGAATAATGGGATGACTTTGAGTTCGGTTTTGGGAGAGATTGGTGTGCTTCTCCCTGGATATGAGTTTGCTTCT GTTAGGGCAGGAGTCGAGATGGCTCTAATTGACGCAGTTGCTACAAGTATTGGTGTCCCTTTGTGGAGACTGTTTGGTGGAGCTTCAAATACCATAACCACTGATATAACG ATTCCGATAGTTTCTGCAGCTGAAGCTGCCAAACTGGCTTCAAAGTATTGCAAAGAAGGATTTAAAACTTTAAAGCTTAAGGTGGGAAAGAATCTAAATTCAGACATAGAAGTCCTTCAAGCTATAAGAGCAGTCCACCCTGATTGCTCTTTTATCTTGGATGCTAATGAAGGATATAGCTCCAATGAAGCTATCCAAGTTCTTGAGAAATTATATG AGGTGGGAGTGAGTCCAGTTCTCTTTGAACAACCAGTTCATAGAGATGATTGGGAAGGCCTTGGATATGTTACTCGTATTGCTAGAGAAAGATATGGAGTATCAGTTGCAGCTGATGAGAGTTGTCGAAGTATAGTAGATGTTAAGAAAATAGCAGAAGAAAATCTTGCTAATGTCATTAACATTAAACTTACTAAAGTTGGGGTTGTTGGGGCCCTTGAAATTATTGAGGTTGCAAGAGCGTCGGGATTGGATTTGATGATTGGTGGTATGGTTGAGACTAGACTCGCCATGGGCTTTTCTGGCCACCTTGCTGCTGGCCTTGGGTGTTTTAA GTTTATTGATCTAGATACGCCCCTATTGCTGTCAGAAGATCCAGTTCTGGAGGGTTATGAAG TTTCGGGTGCCGTTTATAAGTTCAACAACGCTAGAGGCCATGGTGGATTTCTCCACTGGGACAACCTTGCTTG A